One window from the genome of [Clostridium] celerecrescens 18A encodes:
- a CDS encoding HAMP domain-containing sensor histidine kinase, whose amino-acid sequence MKHKWISSLRYKQVFVLIFGAVISFGMYFASQAFGDYLVSRNHMNEDAAWKRLTGYQNSFENYINKYNISVKNVRSISKWVKNHKYVYVTIFNGNEIIYESGFWNDAYAPYETASSIGESSKQAIRDITFSDGTYSVSIIDSSEIKWYNLVTYISWGVFFLFLFVILIFYNHRIIARIMQLSKEVSLIEKGDLEQPIFYKGNDEIALLAKNADNMRNSIITRYKSEKDAWEANSELITSMSHDIRTPLTSLIGYLEILESKSYHSEEQLDKYIKSCKNKSIQLKELSDRLFQYFLVFGKEKILMQMETFDAKILLQQLLMEYVFDLGNLGLDVKTEFVEESCSITADIQYLRRLFDNLFSNVRKYAGIDRPVFVKSHIDGNDLIITISNEIRTDSMFLESTNIGLKTCLKIVEQMNGTFEIQKNRTNFKVRVTFPIEPDREE is encoded by the coding sequence ATGAAGCATAAATGGATCTCGTCTTTACGATATAAGCAAGTATTTGTATTGATCTTTGGCGCGGTCATCAGCTTTGGGATGTATTTTGCCTCCCAGGCTTTTGGCGATTATCTGGTATCCAGGAACCATATGAATGAAGATGCCGCCTGGAAACGTTTGACCGGTTATCAAAACTCTTTTGAAAATTACATTAATAAATACAACATATCAGTGAAAAATGTAAGATCCATTTCCAAATGGGTAAAGAACCATAAATACGTCTACGTAACTATTTTTAACGGCAACGAGATCATCTACGAATCCGGATTCTGGAATGATGCATACGCTCCCTATGAAACTGCCAGTTCCATTGGGGAAAGCAGCAAACAGGCCATACGGGATATTACCTTCAGCGACGGTACCTATTCCGTGTCCATCATTGATTCCTCGGAAATCAAATGGTATAACCTGGTAACTTATATTTCATGGGGAGTATTTTTCCTGTTTCTGTTTGTGATCCTGATTTTCTATAACCACCGGATCATTGCCCGGATCATGCAATTGTCAAAAGAGGTATCCCTGATTGAAAAAGGGGATCTGGAGCAGCCCATTTTCTATAAAGGGAATGATGAGATTGCATTGCTGGCAAAAAATGCGGATAACATGAGAAATTCTATTATTACACGATATAAGAGCGAAAAGGACGCCTGGGAAGCAAACAGTGAGCTGATCACTTCCATGTCCCATGACATCAGGACTCCCCTTACTTCACTGATCGGCTACTTGGAAATACTGGAATCCAAAAGCTATCATTCGGAAGAACAATTAGACAAATACATCAAAAGCTGCAAGAATAAATCCATTCAGCTAAAGGAATTATCTGACCGTCTGTTCCAGTATTTTCTTGTATTCGGCAAAGAGAAGATATTGATGCAGATGGAGACCTTTGACGCTAAGATCCTTCTCCAGCAGCTGCTTATGGAGTACGTATTTGATCTTGGCAACCTGGGGCTTGACGTAAAAACAGAATTTGTAGAGGAATCCTGCAGCATAACCGCTGATATCCAATATTTAAGACGGTTATTTGATAATCTGTTTTCCAATGTAAGAAAATACGCCGGCATCGATAGGCCGGTCTTTGTCAAAAGCCATATAGACGGCAATGACCTGATCATCACCATCTCCAATGAGATCCGTACGGACAGCATGTTTTTAGAAAGCACCAACATTGGACTTAAAACCTGCCTGAAAATAGTAGAACAGATGAATGGTACCTTTGAGATACAAAAAAACCGGACAAATTTTAAAGTTCGTGTGACGTTTCCAATCGAACCAGACAGAGAGGAGTAA
- a CDS encoding diaminopimelate decarboxylase family protein → MNEIRFEYDIHEYHPPFYIFDTDILAEQIRKIRDFLGEDVELCYAMKANSFVIKDLEEVVDSFEVCSPGEFTICERAGIDMGKVIMSGVHKKPEDIEYALRHYGDKIIYTVESLSHWQILRDCSSKLQTPIRVLLRLTSGNQFGMDESMIRQIMEGGSHEFITIEGIQYFSGTQKKSIAKLENELHMLDQLCRELNQEYGFPVKRLEYGPGLPVCYFEGEKNEEDQMLNGLAKCIKNLSFGGRVTLEMGRFIAAPCGFYVTSVVDQKTNKGEPYCIVDGGIHQLNYYGQMLAMKKPPILHFNHREGEKKEWTVCGSLCTVNDVLVKKYPFQNLQIGDRIIFQKTGAYSATEGMSLFLSRDLPQILLYSAKDNFHIARPHLQTNAFNYFQL, encoded by the coding sequence ATGAACGAGATAAGGTTTGAATATGACATTCATGAGTACCACCCCCCCTTCTACATTTTTGATACGGATATCCTAGCTGAACAGATCAGAAAAATCAGGGATTTTCTTGGAGAGGACGTGGAATTATGCTATGCCATGAAGGCCAATTCATTTGTCATTAAGGATTTAGAGGAAGTAGTGGACTCCTTTGAGGTCTGCTCTCCCGGCGAATTCACCATCTGCGAAAGAGCCGGAATCGACATGGGGAAAGTTATCATGTCCGGTGTACATAAGAAGCCTGAGGACATAGAATACGCGCTGAGACATTATGGAGATAAGATCATTTATACCGTCGAGTCCCTCTCCCACTGGCAGATTCTTAGAGACTGCAGCTCAAAGCTTCAAACACCCATACGCGTCCTCCTCCGCCTGACGTCCGGGAATCAGTTCGGTATGGATGAAAGCATGATCCGGCAGATCATGGAAGGCGGCTCCCATGAATTTATAACCATTGAAGGTATCCAGTACTTTTCCGGAACCCAAAAGAAATCAATAGCAAAACTGGAAAACGAACTTCATATGCTGGACCAGTTATGCCGGGAATTAAATCAGGAATACGGCTTTCCTGTCAAACGGCTGGAGTATGGTCCCGGTCTTCCTGTCTGCTATTTTGAAGGTGAGAAAAATGAAGAAGATCAGATGTTAAATGGCCTTGCCAAGTGCATCAAAAATCTTTCGTTCGGCGGCAGGGTCACACTGGAGATGGGTAGATTTATCGCCGCACCTTGTGGATTCTACGTGACCAGCGTGGTGGATCAGAAGACAAACAAGGGAGAGCCCTACTGCATTGTTGACGGCGGTATCCACCAGCTAAATTATTACGGGCAAATGCTGGCCATGAAAAAGCCGCCTATCCTTCATTTTAATCACCGGGAAGGAGAGAAAAAAGAATGGACGGTCTGCGGCTCTCTTTGCACGGTGAATGATGTGCTTGTAAAGAAATACCCTTTTCAAAACCTGCAGATAGGAGACCGGATCATATTCCAAAAAACCGGTGCTTATTCTGCAACAGAAGGCATGTCCTTATTTTTAAGCCGGGATCTGCCGCAGATCCTTCTCTATTCTGCTAAAGACAACTTCCATATTGCAAGACCTCATTTACAAACGAATGCTTTCAATTATTTTCAACTATAA
- a CDS encoding amino acid adenylation domain-containing protein, whose amino-acid sequence MRNVLEYLEHSASIYPEKIAAVDQENSCSYKELLLHAKRIGSFLSGYESPGNPVVVFMDKSVKALTTFMGIVYSGCFYVLISPAQPAVRISQILKVLKANSVITLGDTRVMPEGVEFSGNLFDYHEIVKSEIREESLTLIRDLSLDIDPLYCNFTSGSTGVPKGVLVSHRSVIDFMEYFPSMFGITGEDKIGNQAPFDFDVSVKDIYSTLKAGATMVIIPKKLFSIPTELLDFLCEHQVTTLIWAVSALCLIPQLKGFTYRVPSRVNKVLFSGEAMPVKHLTTWQNYLPDAIYVNLYGPTEITCNCTYYPVERKFEAHETLPIGKAFPNEKVFLLDQDDKLVTEKDQIGEICVSGTALALGYYNNPEQTKKVFVQNPLNMHCLETIYRTGDLAFYHENGELCFAGRKDFQIKHMGHRIELEEIEAVINSYPLIQRACCVFDEEKNRIGAFYVGGMEGREISVRMRESLPVYMIPSAFYSLPELPVTANGKIDRKKLLEVCKGKQP is encoded by the coding sequence ATGAGAAACGTACTTGAGTATCTTGAACACTCTGCAAGCATCTATCCTGAGAAAATTGCGGCGGTAGATCAGGAGAATAGCTGTTCTTATAAGGAACTGTTATTACATGCAAAACGGATCGGCAGCTTTCTTTCCGGTTATGAATCACCGGGAAACCCTGTTGTGGTTTTTATGGATAAAAGTGTGAAGGCTCTTACAACATTCATGGGCATTGTATATTCCGGCTGTTTTTATGTACTGATCAGCCCGGCACAGCCGGCTGTTCGGATCAGCCAGATTCTTAAGGTGCTTAAAGCAAATTCTGTCATCACCTTAGGGGATACCAGGGTAATGCCCGAAGGCGTGGAATTTTCCGGCAATCTGTTTGATTACCATGAGATTGTGAAAAGCGAAATAAGGGAGGAGTCCCTAACACTTATCCGTGATCTTTCCCTGGATATCGATCCACTGTACTGCAACTTTACCTCAGGCTCTACCGGCGTCCCTAAGGGGGTATTGGTGAGCCACCGGTCGGTGATTGATTTTATGGAATATTTTCCTTCCATGTTCGGCATAACCGGGGAGGACAAAATCGGGAATCAGGCCCCCTTTGACTTTGATGTGTCTGTTAAAGATATCTACTCCACCCTTAAAGCGGGAGCCACCATGGTCATAATCCCGAAAAAATTATTTTCCATCCCGACGGAGCTCCTAGACTTCTTATGCGAACACCAGGTAACAACCCTGATCTGGGCGGTTTCCGCTCTGTGCCTGATTCCCCAATTAAAGGGATTCACCTATAGGGTTCCCTCCAGGGTTAATAAGGTCTTATTCAGCGGCGAAGCAATGCCTGTTAAGCATTTAACAACCTGGCAGAATTACCTCCCTGATGCGATCTACGTAAACTTATACGGACCTACAGAAATCACATGCAACTGTACCTACTACCCTGTGGAACGGAAATTTGAAGCCCATGAAACCCTTCCTATTGGAAAGGCATTTCCCAATGAAAAGGTCTTCCTCCTGGATCAGGATGACAAACTAGTCACTGAAAAGGACCAGATTGGAGAGATTTGCGTATCCGGAACTGCTTTGGCCCTGGGATATTATAACAATCCGGAGCAGACAAAAAAGGTATTTGTCCAGAATCCCCTTAACATGCACTGCCTGGAAACAATTTACCGGACCGGGGACCTGGCCTTCTACCATGAGAACGGGGAGCTTTGCTTTGCCGGACGCAAGGACTTTCAGATCAAGCACATGGGACACCGCATAGAACTGGAAGAGATCGAAGCCGTCATAAACAGCTATCCGCTCATTCAGCGGGCATGCTGCGTCTTTGATGAGGAGAAAAACCGGATCGGGGCATTTTATGTCGGTGGTATGGAGGGAAGGGAAATTTCAGTACGGATGAGGGAATCTCTTCCGGTTTATATGATTCCATCCGCGTTTTATTCCCTACCGGAACTGCCAGTCACTGCTAACGGAAAAATAGACAGAAAAAAATTATTGGAAGTGTGTAAAGGAAAACAGCCATGA
- a CDS encoding acyl carrier protein: MEQLLEILNDINPGIDYETETRLIDGGLLDSFSILSLIPELEDAFGIEITPIDMIPANFNSAKAIWDMIHRLNEE, translated from the coding sequence ATGGAACAATTATTAGAGATCTTAAATGATATTAACCCAGGCATTGATTATGAAACAGAAACAAGACTCATTGACGGAGGGCTCTTAGACTCGTTTTCCATTCTCTCTCTCATACCGGAGCTCGAAGATGCATTTGGCATTGAGATCACTCCCATAGACATGATACCCGCTAATTTTAACTCTGCAAAGGCAATTTGGGATATGATCCATCGGTTAAATGAGGAATAA